One Deinococcus reticulitermitis genomic region harbors:
- a CDS encoding ArsR/SmtB family transcription factor, with translation MVPVRLSERECFTAQTPQQARLLLDFSYFKVLGRVMREPSSAGEVAQSAGLTVKQAHHRLTRLLAVGLVEVCGERARAGRAVKLYRAVADEYRVPFALTPAATLGETLQILQGPFLAEQHAALAHALTRASSGEVKLSLNAQGRFQASLGETSGGGPGQGGTEAVFSIFAQGHCTPEVAAELERRLQALSDWFQAHAQEPGEGRRGYQLGLRLNPSRES, from the coding sequence GTGGTCCCGGTCCGTCTCTCCGAACGCGAGTGCTTCACTGCCCAGACGCCGCAGCAGGCGCGGCTGCTCCTTGACTTCTCGTATTTCAAGGTGCTGGGCCGGGTGATGCGGGAGCCGAGCAGCGCGGGCGAAGTGGCGCAGTCGGCGGGGCTCACGGTCAAGCAGGCGCACCACCGCCTCACGCGGCTGCTCGCGGTGGGGCTCGTGGAGGTGTGCGGCGAGCGGGCGCGGGCCGGGCGGGCGGTCAAGCTGTACCGGGCAGTAGCCGACGAGTACCGCGTTCCCTTCGCCCTGACGCCGGCGGCCACGCTGGGCGAGACGCTCCAGATCTTGCAAGGCCCCTTCCTCGCCGAGCAGCACGCCGCGCTCGCCCACGCCCTCACTCGCGCTTCGAGCGGCGAGGTCAAGCTCAGCCTGAACGCCCAGGGCCGGTTTCAGGCGTCTCTGGGCGAGACTTCAGGGGGAGGACCAGGGCAAGGTGGGACGGAAGCGGTCTTCAGTATTTTCGCCCAGGGGCACTGCACGCCCGAGGTGGCCGCCGAACTCGAACGCCGCTTGCAGGCCCTCTCCGACTGGTTCCAGGCCCACGCCCAGGAACCGGGGGAAGGCCGGCGGGGCTATCAGCTCGGGCTGCGGCTCAACCCCAGCAGGGAAAGCTAA